The DNA region GCGTTGCAGGCCGCGATGTCCCGGGCGAGCTGATCGAGCACCGGCCGAGCGCAGCCGTCGCGGTCGGCCCGGCATTGCTCGACGCAGGCGTGGTCGCGATTGAGACAGGCGTCCGTGGCGACCTCGGCGTTCTCCCGGCAGCTCCCCTTGCAGTCGATGCGCGTCGTGACGGCAGCCAGCTTGCACTGCTTGACGCCATCGGGGTTCGGCGGGACGTTGGGGCCGCAGGCCAGCGCGCAGAGCTTGAAGCCCTTGCGACACTCAGAGAGAGCCGGTTTCGCCTGGGCGATCGCGTCCAGCCGACACTGGAAGGCCACGAGCTGGGCCTGGTCGATGCACTGATCGAGCTCCGGAGAGCCGGCGGGATGCGCGTTGCGGCAGCGCTGCTTGGCGGCGGTCAGCGTGTCATTGCAGCTGGCTATGGCCGCGTCGACCCCGGTCGCCGCGCGGCAGTCGTCGCGGTCGGCCCGGCAGGCCTCGACGCACACGTGATCCCGATCGAGGCAGGCGTCCTTCGCGGCGTGGAAGTCCTCCGTGCAGCCGTCCTTGCATTCCTTGTATCCCTGCTTCGCCTCGTCGAGACAGGAATCTCCGGCGCGCGCCGCGGGAACCCCGAGCACCGCAGCGAGCGCCGCCATCGACGCCAGCGACCTGATCGAGAGCACGGCCTTCACTGGGGTTCTCCGTGGGCTCGACCTCGCGTTCGTCACGGACACGTCGTCTCCGTGCACGTCTCGGGCCCACCGCACTTGAGCCCGGAGGTGCACTGCGCCTCGCCAGGCCCGACCACCGTGCAGAGGTTCTGATTCGCGTCATTGCACTTCTTCGAGCTGCTGGCGGGGCACTTGTCTTCCGCCTTGCAAATGCTCTTGGGCAAGTCCCGGTTGTCGCAGTTGCCGGGCGCAGGATTGCAGGACGCGCCCGGCGCCGGCGTGCCGCCGGTATTGTTGAAGCAGTCGAGCGCTTCGATGCACTGGCTGAGACTGGTCTGCGTGGCGCCGGGATTCTGGCACACCCCGTCGCAGAAGCTGAATGTGCTCGCGATCCCGGACGCCGAGCAATTCGACGGGCCGCCGTTGACGACGCAGTTCAGCGCCGCCGCCATGAGCTGGCGGGCCAGCTGGAGCTGACTCTCACCGTCGATGTTGACGCAGAGCGCCTCCTCCGCGGAGTTGGCGTTATCCAGGTTGGTGTTCTGGATCTTCTCCCCGCAGATGATGATGCAACCGCCGGCGGCGTCGATGACGCGCTGAGTGAGGTTCGGGGCGCCCTTCTCGCGGCCCGCATGCGTCGCCCAGAATCCCGGGGTCCGACAGACGAAAGGCCCATTCGTCGGGGTGGTGGTAGAGGTGGTGGTGGTCGTGGTCACCGTGGTCGAAGTGGTGGCGGCGGTAGAGGTGGTGGTCGTCGCCACCGTGGTAGAGGTGGTGGTAGCTACCGTGGTGGTGGTGGTCGCCACCGTGGTCGTGGTCGTCGCTACCGTGGTCGTGGTGGTGGTGGTGGTCGTCGTCGTGGTCGTGGTGGTCGTCGTCGTGGTGGTGACGCACACCATGTGGCGCTGGTCGCACGTTCCGTTGCCGTCGCATCCCGCCGTCGTGCAAGCATCGCCGTCGTTGTCCGTGCAGGGCGTGCTGTCCTGTTTCGGCGGGTTCGTGCACGTCCCATCCTGCTGGTTGCACACGTTTTCGGTACACTCGTTGTTGTCGTCGCAGGTCGGGCAGAGCGGGAGCGAGGCCGACTGCTGGCCCGAGGAGGTGAGCCCGTTGTCGCAGCTGGCGTCGCTCTGGGACGCCAGGTAGCCCGTCACCTCCTCGATCTGGTCGGGCGTGCTGTCGACGCTCTGGGAGAGGACCTTGACGTCAAACTCGAGCGCGCAGAACCCTGGCGGGATGCTCTGGCCCGCGGGAATCATCACGGGGGTGCTCGGCGTGAACACGACCTCGTTCGGCGAGCTGCTCACCGCATGGCCGCTCGACCAGGTCACCCCGGCGCACGTCGTCGTGATCGTCGGGTCGCCCTCGTACTCGACGATGGCTCCTTCGTCGGTGCAGGGAATTCCCAGCGTGAAGTTGGAGTTGCAGTCGAGGTCGAACCGCAGCCGGTTGACGGTGAGCTTGGTGCCGCCCTGGATGCTCCCGGTGCCGAGGGTGAGCCTGACCCGCACCACGTCGCCGGGGCGCGGGAAGTTCGGGCCCGCGACGTAGTCGATCGTCAGCAACCCGTTGCATGTCTTGGCCGCGGCGATTGACGGCACACCTCCGAGGAGACCCAGCACCACCCCGGCCGTCGACAGGCCTCTTGCCGTGGACTTCCAGCTACAGCGCATCTCTACGTCTCCTTCCGTCGGGCGAGCTCGGGCGGCTGCCCCGCTCTCCGCGGGCTCTACTGCCGGCCGCCCGCTCGCGTCAAGCTTTTTTTGAGGATTCTGCTCATCGCCCGAGAAGCCATTCGAGCCATCGGCTGACGCCTCCGCGCGCCTCGGCCTCCCGGGCACCGCTCAGCAGCTTCCGGGCCCGCTCGAGGTAGGCGAGGGCCTCGACATGAAGCCGGTGGACGTCCACCTTCGCCGGCAAGGCGCCACAGCCCCCGGCCCTAGAGCTCAGGTCCTGGCGCCTCACCCGCTGATACTCGGCGAGGGTCCTGTGCCGATCGCGCTCGAAGTAAGGGTAGAACTCCGCGACGAGCTCGCCCGGCCCGCCGGTGTCGTAACAGTTGCTCTCCGAGCTGTAGAGGCTCTGGATCACGAGCAGCTGCGACGCCGTGTTGTTCACCACCTTGTTCCGCCTGACCAGCGCGCGGTCGGCGTTCTCGATCGCGATCCCGCGCTCGTGGTTGTCGAACAGCGTGTTGTCGAGGCACAGAGCGTCGACCGACTGGCTGCTCCAGCGCACGCCCTTGACGTTCTCGTAGGCCGTGTTCCCGATCGCCGCGCCGTTGGCCGACTGCGCGGCGAAGTAGACGCCGCAGTTCTCGTTGCGAAACAGGATATTGCCGTACACGAGCACGTTGCTCGCCCCGTAGACGCGGATGCCCTGGCGGCTTCCGTACGAGGTGTTGTCGACGGCGATCTCGTCCCCCGCGCCCTTGAAGAAGCTCACCCCGGAGTCCTGCATGTGGCGAAAGGTGAAGCCCATCACCGTCACGTAGTGCTTGCCCTGCACGAGGATCCCGTTCCCCCGGTAGATCAGCTCCATCTCGTGCGCGGCGGGAGGACGCCCGTCGCTCGTGTGGAGAT from Deltaproteobacteria bacterium includes:
- a CDS encoding right-handed parallel beta-helix repeat-containing protein, coding for MKAAEGTRQAAGRRAALPLALVVVLVAPGVAAAATYYVRQTVGDDARDGLTPQTAWQHLSKLSSAMHPGDIAYVGPGLYREEVVVENDGAPDARIVFVADPTGQHTGDPPGTVMVTGAEPVDGATFVPHTAPGVYTARLPSIVWGAVEMDGPQYRYRGTQETRELVVEKMSPVDVVAKLPSTYYYDDAEKVLYLHTSDGRPPAAHEMELIYRGNGILVQGKHYVTVMGFTFRHMQDSGVSFFKGAGDEIAVDNTSYGSRQGIRVYGASNVLVYGNILFRNENCGVYFAAQSANGAAIGNTAYENVKGVRWSSQSVDALCLDNTLFDNHERGIAIENADRALVRRNKVVNNTASQLLVIQSLYSSESNCYDTGGPGELVAEFYPYFERDRHRTLAEYQRVRRQDLSSRAGGCGALPAKVDVHRLHVEALAYLERARKLLSGAREAEARGGVSRWLEWLLGR